Proteins encoded by one window of Crassostrea angulata isolate pt1a10 chromosome 9, ASM2561291v2, whole genome shotgun sequence:
- the LOC128162179 gene encoding uncharacterized protein LOC128162179, whose amino-acid sequence MVSAVNCVYFFRLCHLCMAQTSFVDSKCPSDPLHGCWDEDTRNNQCKLRCDSGYEPSDCHIIRYSQKERKWNHEVPSCQKKWHVSGKTMAVVGTGVAAAVVATPLVLAGAGFTSAGSLAAMFQAPCTAPGSWFALAQSACVVGTAVTTKGAVGAVAGAITYATSSAFSNCEAE is encoded by the exons ATGGTGTCGGCGGTGAACTGTGTATATTTTTTCCGCCTGTGTCATCTGTGTATGGCACAGACTTCATTCGTTGATTCCAAATGTCCAA GTGACCCATTGCATGGCTGTTGGGATGAAGATACAAGAAATAACCAATGTAAATTGAGATGTGATAGTGGGTATGAACCTTCAGACTGTCATATCATACGATACTCACAAAAAGAAAGGAAATGGAACCATGAAGTCCCTAGTTGTCAAAAAA AGTGGCATGTTTCGGGAAAGACTATGGCGGTAGTAGGGACCGGAGTCGCCGCTGCTGTGGTAGCCACGCCTTTGGTTTTAGCTGGGGCTGGATTTACCTCAGCGGGTTCTTTAGCTGCTATGTTTCAG GCCCCTTGTACGGCACCGGGTAGCTGGTTCGCTTTGGCACAGAGTGCTTGTGTGGTAGGAACGGCTGTTACCACTAAAGGGGCAGTAGGGGCTGTAGCAGGGGCGATAACCTATGCGACGTCCTCTGCGTTCTCCAATTGTGAAGCAGAATAG